CCTGAGTTTTATTCTAGAGAAGCAACCTCAGATTAGAACAAACTGCCAATATTCATCACTTCATTTGGCGTACTCAGTAAACCAATCCAGCATATTTTTATGGGCATCTTCAGCAGATTTTGATTGTCTTCTCCTCATCTGTGTTTGTACCGGGCAAGCCCGGGAAATACCTTGACAAAGCCATTTACCTGTTGATTGCAGAATTTAGCTTCTACAATTCTCGTTGCCCATCAATTACATCAGGATTTTCAGTTAGAGGTAAACATTGTTGTCTGTTGTGAAAAGCACTGGCAAAAAGGTAGACTTACGAAGTTAATGAAATGTCTTACCTCAGGCTTGGTGGATAGAACTTCTTCAAACTGTTTGAGGAGTTCAGGGGAAGCCAAATGGTCAATTTCAGCTCCCCAGTGTAGCAACTGGTTTCTTGATCTCTGAAAAAGAGAAGTCCATAGTAATGTAAATCAAAATGATCATTGATTTTGTAGAGCTGCATAGAGGTGTCAATAGGAAACTCTGCTGACATAGCCACATGATAGTTAAAAGCAACAACTGAAGTATGCATCTGGTCAGCATGCATAATCAATTTTTCCTTTACCAAGTTGGCCTTAGgcaatattgttattttgcCACATTTGAAACTATGAATGATGGTGAATAGTTTCTTTTCAGATATTTACAAAATTTCCATTCagctatttattttctcattggCATGGAATCAAGGATAATTATGTCCAATTTGCAGGCATGCCCTTTTTTTCCTCTGCACCAGGTACAGAAGATTTCTGGCGGAAGGATATAATACAACACAGGAGTTTTCTCaatgaaaaatacttttaatttcatcCACAGTGACAAGATAAGGAAGCAAATCACTCCGGCTTGAATGTAATCATCAGACTTTGCTAGCTCCACAGCTACCTTGGCTGCAAAGATGTTAAGAACGTAATAATAACAGGCACATGATCAGAACCACCAAGCAACTACTAAAACTCATTTGTTGATCTTTTTCAGTTTGGAAAACTTTGTCATTGAGTAAAAGTGAAAACAGGAAAGCATATAATCCTCCAAAAAGGTACAGCTTCATGAATCAAGAAATGGATTTACCACCCCTCAACTCGGATGAAGATAACAGAAGCTAGATAGGATTAAATATGGACCGACCGACATTAAGACATTGCTAGGAACTAAAAGAATATGATTATGCAAACAAAACAACTCTGTTGTTATTATGAGGTTGGTGCTGGTATCGTTCCATTTCTGCAAAAATCAGTTCCAGGTGCATGGTTTTTGAGTATATACACATACATCTCAAGTTTGGTGCCTTATACTGTGTAAAATGATTATGATTGTAAGtaagaagaaaatatgaaacaaaagataataataattataaagaaaaatttcccACGCTAGataatgtttttatttaaaatatattagcaACAAAACTTTACATATGAAAATCAAACTTTAAAACTCGGCCCTTAACGTcacacttttatatttttctaagaagtgtttaatttaatttataaattttaattttttatttagttttaattgagaaaatctttgtaatagattttatttttctaaaatttttttttttaaaaaatatttctatctAAGTTTAGTGTATATCTCTATCCATACATCAAATGAATAgataatttatacatatttattagttttaaataatataatacgaGTATGTTATCCAACATCAAATGTATCATTCTCCTATATTATTATGgtgtgtttaaatttttttacatcaatatatattttaaaattctaatatcaAACTATCTagtttttacatttttatatttttaaaaagctaTTATATGAATTCTCTATCTTATATGGattgttttaaaaagaaaaactacctgtgtatatatagtaataaaataaattcatataacaacaattcaattaaatttttttaatattataaatactttatcatactataagaaaaaacaaaaaataataacccgatagaattttgatattttaagttttttttttcctatattttaaaaatataataataaagagaaaggtcataagttttttaatacttCAAATTcgtaattattattagaatataattgaatttcttttaatatataaaacctGTATTTAATTGGAATTTGGAATCGTAAAATAAGACGAATTATGTTCAATGTCAACATAAGAGCATCAAAGCCGAAATCCATTACCAGCGCACATTTTAGAGGGAAAATTGAAGCCACTGTTTTGAAAGCTacacttcttttctttcttttttaaaaaagaaaaaataaaaattcatgagattaaaaccctaaattctgCTGTGAATCCTTTCGGAGCTGGTTTTCCTACTAATTACTGTGCAAGAAAAGGGAAATACTCGTTTTGATTTAGATGAATATATGGCTTCCAAACCTGATATACCAACAAAGACACCTACCACAAGGTTCCTCTCTTTCTCCAAAAGCTTGTTTGCTGGGAAATTCTGGGAAATAACAGGAAAGCAATTAActtttgggtttttttttttttttctatagcTGTTGTATATACAATTTCCGTAGTGACTGCGTTTGGTTGCTGAGAAAGTGTGCGATTGTAGAGCGCAACagcattaatttttttttttacaaaaatgagtttttttcCTACACATGTGTAGGAAGGATGTGATCGCGGTGAATGCAGATTATGCATTTTGGCATTTCTAGTTGATTCTGGTGAATTGTCTAGGctttatttaaatagatattttcATAATCCTTTATTTGTTAGCAGGTATAAATGCTGTGCATGCTACAagcaatataagaaaaaagagcATCTTGTGGAGCACATGATAATCTCATACCACTCAGTTCATCAGCCTAGATGTGCTGTGTGCCAGAAGCATTGCAAATCTTTTGAATCTCTGAGAGCACATCTTCAGGGTATTGTACTATTTGATGTTCATCCTGCCGTATCTGtttctttgttgtttattttgatttttaccCTATCATATAGGTCCACTGGCAAAAGCAAATTGTTCTAGGGTTTTCTCTCATCTTGGCTGTGATCTTTGCTTGAAAGTTTTTGATAGCCCCAATTCACTTATCAGGCATAGAGAAATGTGTTGCCTGTCTACACCTTCTTCCTTTGTAAGTTGAGTCTTAAGATTTGAAGCAATTCTGCATAAGTTTAGGAAACTGATTATAATGCTTTTCCAGTTTGTTTTGCTCTTTGATTGATCAGTTCATAAAAGTTCTCGTCCTCATAGTGCAAGATTTGGAATTTTTGACTTTCTGTTGCAGGTAACAAAGATATCACATTGCACAGAGTTACAAATTTGTATGTTAGGATCAAATGATAATTACATTGGCGGAGGTGTTATAGGATCAAATGATAATATTGGTGGAGATGTTAAAGCCATCGCTATTGACTGTGAAATGGTTGGTGGTGGAAGTGATGGTACACTTAACCTTTGTGCTAGAGTGTGCCTTGTCGACGaagatgaaaatataattttccaCGCTTATGTTCAACCTCAAATTCCAATCACTGATTACAGGTATTTAATGTCTTATGCTGTTATTATTATCCTCgaagtaaaataaagagaacaacaaaatcattttggaTGGGCCTGATTTTCATTCACACCTGCTTAATGTTTCAGATATGAGGTAACTGGGCTAACTGAGGAGCATCTAAGAGATGCCATGCCACTTAAGGAAgtgcaaaataaaattttggagaTCTTGTACAACGGTGAATCTGTTGGGAAGGCTAGATTGAGTGGTGGAAAGGCAAGGCTTCTTGTGGGTCATTCCTTGGACCATGATTTGGATTGCTTGAGAATGTTTTATCCAGACCATTTGTTGAGGTACATTTATATGTTTGGATAGCCTGACTTGGTTAATGCAGtagctttttttctttttcttttattccatGAAATTATGATGAATGATGGTATTTATGGTTTGAGGGGTTCGAACGAGGGGTTTTGAGCAGTGCGTGGATTTGGATGAAATTCTTATTTGGCTCAAAAAACTAAGACAGTAagaaattttcaaaatctatAATTCAGTGAAGTCCCTCCAAAATGAAGGTATTTAACAACccttatttaataatttgagGGATTCCACATACTCTTCTTTGTACCAACAATATCCTTCAATTAGATGGATTTGGCTCGCATGCCAGACAAGGAAATTGCTCAAGATCTAATCCATGGGTTTTGGAGAATCTTTCTCTGAATATAGGTGATTTTAATTTGGAGGAATTCTTGTGGTGCATAAGCATATAATCCTGGCTTTTCCACGAGGCAAAGTGCTGTTTAAGTCCACTTCCGGGTGAAAGGAATTGAAGCTATTAAGAACTGGTGGCATTGGCCGAGACTTGAGTGTTCTGGGGGGCTCTCTTGGATTTTTTGTATAATAAAGCTTTGGCATTGAAGAATTGGACTCTGTTTTCTGCACTTGATTGAGTTATAATTATGCAGGGATACAGCAAAATACCGGCCATTGATGAAGACTAATCTGTTTAGCCACTCACTGAAGTACCTCACACAAACATATCTAGGGCAAGTTATTGTGCTTTCCTGCTTTATTGATCATGGTGATGTTAACTTATACTAACAATGTTTGAGTAGGACCTTGATCCTGTAATCTAAATTAAAGGCATTATCTACTTGTGATGCTCGCTTCACAGGTACAATATTCAGACCGGGATACATGATCCATACGAAGATTGCGTGGCTGTGATGAGACTGTATAAAAGAATGCGTGGGCAAGATCATGAGGTGGAACAATCAGGATTACGTGGTATATCTGGCAGTTTTGACTCCTTGAAGCCCAAGGAACTTGAGAGTATGACTTCAGATGAGCTATATGATATCTCAAGATCAAATTACAAATGTTGGTGCCTGGACTCAAAGGCAAATAATCTAGCTTAATGTAACAAGAACAACTGACCAAGTAGAAAAGATATTGAGATTTGAGACCAATTGGTACGAACTGGTTCTtagggttttcatgttaatatgTTGAGGGTTCGCAATTtaaaaggggttctcaagtTTATTCATGGATGTTCTATATCACCAATTGTAGCCCCGCTTTTCTACACACCCCGTCAACACCTTGAACGAGGACATTGATATCAAATTCCCATTTCTCAAACTCCTAAATTAACATTACAATAGTTTTTTAAGATCTTTCAGACCATCACCAGTTCCTTAATGATGTAAATCTATGTTCTATATTTTGGATGTAAATCTATGTTCTATATTTTGGATTTCTTGATCAAGTCGTGTTGCTTGCTCAGCTCAAATGTGATGGTAATATCATGTACACTTCGGgtttaaaatttgtaaaccgGAGCTGTCACATGTTGAATTTTGTGAGGAAATTGTCAAGCCATATAATTGTGTTTTGCACTCTCCTTATGGCGTTAGTTGGCGGCCATTAATTGCTGTGCTTTCCAGAACGACATGATGCCGGGTTCCGAGAAATTTCACAAAAAGGAATTATTGGCCAGTTGTGGGCTCATGGAAATGGCGTACAGTTTCAGATTACTATAGCACATATTGGTTGAATCCCCATTAAGTTTTCACTTGTCATGAGATGGAGTTGCCAAGTTACACTACTATTTGCAGCTCTGATTTTGTTTATCCTAAAGAAAGCATGCTTCTGTAAGCCTGttagaaagaagaaaggcGCTAAAGAAAACTTCTAGAAACGACCAGGCCGCCTTTTCAAATCCGAAAACAATCTTTATATCTCACCCTGAAAAGATCAGAGACACCTTGTTTCTCCTTGGTCCTTCTTTAGAACAGGCAGTTATACATATGCAAACAATTCAGTGTAGCTTTTGCCTCATTTGTCCTGGGATTAATATGCGTCTGTTAAGCCCTCGGATTTCAATTTCagaccaaaagaaaaagaaaaaaacttgaACAAATGAGACCAGTAATGATCTTTGGACCCACAGCTGGGAAGCTCTCTCTTAAGTAACTTCATTGACTATACTcgttaagaaaagaaaaattcaaatatatgtttatgaatttgaaggGGAGCAATTCAATGTATAGAAAATAAGGGTAATgttaatcttaaaaatgaaaataaggtAAGCCTAGTTGATAGAGAGCAGACAGAAGTAGATCAGCAGCTGGTTAATAATTTTGAACCCGGTCAAAGAATAGAATTTAGGAAACCCGCCTCTTATTGCTTGACTTTTTGCTTTTTCAATAAGACTACGCCCAACCCAACACTGCAACTTGGAAAacacttattattattaactcCTGAAAacttcaaagaaaaagaaacacgGGAGATTCCACAATCCCAAactcaaatttaaaagaaCAAACGTATCACAGCAAGCAAAATAGAATTTagaatctcttcttcttcttctttttgctctctttttttcctttttttcttttctaggaAATGAAATCCTTCTCTGCTTACAAacattcattattataaacaaaatagaatagaaagatagagagagagaggcgtgATGGCGGTGCTATTGCAACCTGGTCAACCGAGTTTATGGGACTCGGTCCTCCAACTCACCAAGTCTGCACAAGAGAAAAACAGCGACCCTTTGCTTTGGGCGATTCAACTCAGTTCCACTCTCAACTCAGCCGGAATCGTATTGCCCTCCACCGACCTAGCTCACCTGCTCGTCTCCCACATCTGCTTCGCTAATCATGTTCCTATCACGTGGAAGTTTCTCGAGAAAGCATTGTCCCTCAAACTCGCACCTCCTGTGCTTGTCCTCGCTCTTCTCTCTACTAGGCAcgtttcctttttttttttttttttctaatttactGAATAAGTGATCTAAGTCATGCTTATTTATGTACTTAGAAACCTAATAGAgtcttaatttttaagtaGGAAGGAAAAAGTAATtgttttgttgttttctttgtaTTGGTGAAACAGTATTTGTGATTTTGGAGTTTTTCACTCTGTTTAGATTACGTGTACTTCTATATATATTGCGGTAATTGATTGcttccatttttatatatgtttctttttcagtTTATGTTACTTTTTTGTTCAATTTCTATGTTCAGCTGGATGGTGGTTACTTATTTTTGTCAATCAAAAGACTCGAAGCATATAAATGTTTCTTTGTTAAGTAAATATCTGAATTTTTTGGTTGGTACAGAGTGCTTCCAAATCGAAAGCTACACCCAACAGCATACAGGCTTTACGTGGAACTTGCTAAGAGACATGGTTTTTCATTTGCATCTCAAATAAATGGCCCAGACTATCCTAAGTAAGTATCCTATATTGCGCTATAATTCTTTATCCTGgcttatttgtttatttatcctttttatCTCTATGAATGTCAATTAGCTCAGTTGGAATTTGTTGCTGATTGTTGTGGTTAAAAAGGGAAACAAGAAATATCAAGacattcaatttttatttaggttTCTATGCCACTTGAGTTTCCTTTTCCATAAGTTCTACAGCCTACTAACATTTCTGCTTTCGGGTCATTTTGAAGATGGTAGCTGAGCAGTGGAagactaaaataaaatgattaggAGTGGAAGAGAAATAATTAGGGTAACAAACCTctgaattattaataattaaatagaaatcaGAAAAATACAGTACAATGAGTATCTACTAGCATCCTTATTTATACTAGTTAGGATAAGTCCTAATTCTTGACTGATAACTAATCCTATTAAATAAGAGAAAGACTAATTAAAGA
The Ricinus communis isolate WT05 ecotype wild-type chromosome 1, ASM1957865v1, whole genome shotgun sequence DNA segment above includes these coding regions:
- the LOC8285873 gene encoding uncharacterized protein LOC8285873 isoform X4; protein product: MASKPDIPTKTPTTRYKCCACYKQYKKKEHLVEHMIISYHSVHQPRCAVCQKHCKSFESLRAHLQGPLAKANCSRVFSHLGCDLCLKVFDSPNSLIRHREMCCLSTPSSFVTKISHCTELQICMLGSNDNYIGGGVIGSNDNIGGDVKAIAIDCEMVGGGSDGTLNLCARVCLVDEDENIIFHAYVQPQIPITDYRYEVTGLTEEHLRDAMPLKEVQNKILEILYNGESVGKARLSGGKARLLVGHSLDHDLDCLRMFYPDHLLRDTAKYRPLMKTNLFSHSLKYLTQTYLGQVIVLSCFIDHGTIFRPGYMIHTKIAWL
- the LOC8285873 gene encoding uncharacterized exonuclease C637.09 isoform X2, whose translation is MASKPDIPTKTPTTRYKCCACYKQYKKKEHLVEHMIISYHSVHQPRCAVCQKHCKSFESLRAHLQGPLAKANCSRVFSHLGCDLCLKVFDSPNSLIRHREMCCLSTPSSFVTKISHCTELQICMLGSNDNYIGGGVIGSNDNIGGDVKAIAIDCEMVGGGSDGTLNLCARVCLVDEDENIIFHAYVQPQIPITDYRYEVTGLTEEHLRDAMPLKEVQNKILEILYNGESVGKARLSGGKARLLVGHSLDHDLDCLRMFYPDHLLRYNIQTGIHDPYEDCVAVMRLYKRMRGQDHEVEQSGLRGISGSFDSLKPKELESMTSDELYDISRSNYKCWCLDSKANNLA
- the LOC8285873 gene encoding RNA exonuclease 4 isoform X3 → MIISYHSVHQPRCAVCQKHCKSFESLRAHLQGPLAKANCSRVFSHLGCDLCLKVFDSPNSLIRHREMCCLSTPSSFVTKISHCTELQICMLGSNDNYIGGGVIGSNDNIGGDVKAIAIDCEMVGGGSDGTLNLCARVCLVDEDENIIFHAYVQPQIPITDYRYEVTGLTEEHLRDAMPLKEVQNKILEILYNGESVGKARLSGGKARLLVGHSLDHDLDCLRMFYPDHLLRDTAKYRPLMKTNLFSHSLKYLTQTYLGYNIQTGIHDPYEDCVAVMRLYKRMRGQDHEVEQSGLRGISGSFDSLKPKELESMTSDELYDISRSNYKCWCLDSKANNLA
- the LOC8285873 gene encoding uncharacterized protein LOC8285873 isoform X1; the encoded protein is MASKPDIPTKTPTTRYKCCACYKQYKKKEHLVEHMIISYHSVHQPRCAVCQKHCKSFESLRAHLQGPLAKANCSRVFSHLGCDLCLKVFDSPNSLIRHREMCCLSTPSSFVTKISHCTELQICMLGSNDNYIGGGVIGSNDNIGGDVKAIAIDCEMVGGGSDGTLNLCARVCLVDEDENIIFHAYVQPQIPITDYRYEVTGLTEEHLRDAMPLKEVQNKILEILYNGESVGKARLSGGKARLLVGHSLDHDLDCLRMFYPDHLLRDTAKYRPLMKTNLFSHSLKYLTQTYLGYNIQTGIHDPYEDCVAVMRLYKRMRGQDHEVEQSGLRGISGSFDSLKPKELESMTSDELYDISRSNYKCWCLDSKANNLA